One stretch of Oncorhynchus gorbuscha isolate QuinsamMale2020 ecotype Even-year linkage group LG21, OgorEven_v1.0, whole genome shotgun sequence DNA includes these proteins:
- the LOC124007681 gene encoding myozenin-2-like, which yields MSQFSTMTTNERKLQAAAICREIQGPEDAEMDLGKKMSVPKDVMLEELSLASNRGSLLFEKRKRRSEKYTFENIQNVTNTQINNRVTLQTESQETKENSLRVEQLSKTPQNMPDLSTAPNPDNIAPGYGGPLKEMEPEKFNRTCLPKSYHSPWDQAIYHHDPSLADSLVTCLQEPEAKPEGPGYKSFNRVATPFRGFGGKSTRPAPMSKAPEVEHNPMPELYPELQAEPAVQRPTFNRVACGWAGTSAPLILPTVPLVPMLIPESDDL from the exons ATGCAGAGATGGACCTGGGGAAGAAGATGAGTGTCCCTAAGGATGTGATGCTGGAGGAGCTGTCTCTGGCCTCCAACAGGGGCTCCCTCCTCTTTGAAAAGCGCAAGAGGCGCTCCGAGAAATACACCTTCGAGAACATCCAGAATGTAACCAACACACAGATCAAT AATCGTGTAACTCTCCAAACAGAGAGTCAAGAAACCAAAGAAAACAGCTTAAGAGTGGAGCAGTTGTCTAAAACGCCCCAGAACATGCCTGACCTGAGCAcagcccctaacccagacaacatcGCACCAG GTTATGGTGGCCCTCTGAAAGAAATGGAACCAGAGAAGTTCAACAGAACATGCCTCCCGAAGTCCTACCACTCCCCCTGGGACCAGGCCATCTACCACCACGACCCCTCCCTGGCCGATAGCCTCGTCACCTGCCTGCAAGAGCCTGAGGCCAAGCCAGAAGGACCAGGGTACAAGAGCTTCAACAG GGTGGCTACTCCATTCAGAGGCTTCGGAGGCAAGTCCACCAGACCGGCCCCGATGTCCAAGGCCCCTGAGGTGGAACACAACCCCATGCCGGAGCTGTACCCCGAGCTCCAGGCGGAGCCGGCAGTGCAGAGGCCCACATTCAACAGGGTGGCCTGTGGCTGGGCGGGGACCAGCGCCCCACTCATCCTTCCCACAGTGCCGCTGGTTCCCATGCTTATCCCGGAGTCCGATGACCTTTGA